In Desulfobulbus oralis, one DNA window encodes the following:
- the mnmA gene encoding tRNA 2-thiouridine(34) synthase MnmA — MAANAPKQVALALSGGMDSAMAARLLLDAGCRVTAFHMLLPLVNAKSAASQAIRMAESLGIPLRLLDLRRDFQARIIRSFTAAYRSGLTPNPCMLCNREIKFGLLAAAMRAAGADYIATGHYARVRQGVGGPVLSRGLDVRKDQSYFLARLSDRQLARALLPLGDGLKHELRARGQALGLPLPAGESQDVCFLHGGLGAFLAAQGFREQPGDMVDASGRILGRHSGVWRYTVGQRRGLNLPDATPWYVQAIDAAHNRLILGKEEELRQADCTVRALHWLSGQEPEMPWRGLVQIRSRHQAAPAELRPADHNRASLHFEQPQRAVTPGQFAVFYEEDRVLGSAIICARRAGKSQDSKE, encoded by the coding sequence ATGGCTGCAAACGCGCCGAAACAGGTGGCCCTGGCCTTGAGTGGCGGCATGGATTCCGCCATGGCGGCCCGGCTGCTTCTGGATGCAGGCTGCCGCGTTACAGCCTTCCACATGCTGCTGCCGCTCGTGAACGCCAAAAGCGCCGCGAGTCAGGCCATCCGCATGGCCGAATCCCTTGGCATTCCGCTCCGCCTGCTCGACCTGCGCCGGGACTTTCAGGCGCGCATCATACGCAGCTTCACCGCGGCCTACCGCTCGGGACTGACCCCCAATCCCTGCATGCTCTGCAACCGGGAAATCAAGTTTGGTCTTTTGGCCGCAGCCATGCGGGCCGCAGGCGCCGACTATATCGCCACTGGCCACTATGCCCGTGTCCGGCAAGGGGTGGGGGGGCCTGTGCTCAGCCGCGGTCTGGATGTACGGAAAGATCAGAGCTATTTTCTGGCGCGGCTTTCGGACCGACAACTGGCCCGGGCGCTCCTGCCGCTGGGCGACGGACTGAAGCACGAGTTGCGGGCCCGGGGCCAGGCGCTGGGCCTGCCGTTGCCGGCAGGCGAGAGCCAGGATGTGTGCTTTCTGCACGGGGGGCTTGGGGCCTTTCTGGCGGCGCAGGGTTTTCGGGAGCAGCCCGGCGACATGGTGGATGCCTCCGGCCGGATTCTGGGCCGGCATTCGGGCGTGTGGCGCTACACCGTGGGCCAGCGCCGGGGCCTGAATCTGCCGGACGCCACGCCCTGGTATGTGCAGGCGATCGATGCGGCGCACAACCGGCTGATTCTGGGCAAGGAGGAGGAGCTCCGGCAGGCGGACTGCACGGTGCGCGCTCTGCACTGGCTCTCCGGACAGGAGCCGGAAATGCCCTGGCGCGGGCTGGTGCAGATTCGTTCCCGGCATCAGGCTGCCCCGGCCGAACTGCGCCCTGCAGACCACAACAGGGCAAGCCTCCACTTCGAGCAGCCGCAACGGGCCGTCACACCGGGACAGTTCGCCGTGTTTTACGAGGAAGACCGGGTTTTGGGCAGCGCGATCATCTGTGCGCGCAGGGCGGGGAAGAGCCAGGATAGCAAAGAATAG
- a CDS encoding NAD-dependent epimerase/dehydratase family protein codes for MDGRAARTGQGFDRQGRDQVHRQEQDMDWQTSFPALARENILVTGGGGFIGAALVRALLRIGAKVTVLGRHAYPELAALGASCLQADIRDAAALQKAAGGVGCVFHVAARAGIWGPRAEYMAINLQGSKNVLAACRREGVPVLVHTSTPSVVFDRKDLAGADEEQAYATQPLCAYAASKIPAEQAVLAANGASLKTAAIRPHLVWGPGDRNLIPRLAARARAGKLAVVGRGSNMVDITYIDNAVYAHLLAGQNLLTSATAAGQAFFIGQEKPVNLWQWINALLLRLRIPQVTRRVPLPLAYGVGAVLELAYTLAKSPQEPGMTRFLALQLARSHWFSHARAERLLGYRPLVDTATGVERLLAWMSGEGLVPPR; via the coding sequence ATGGACGGCAGAGCGGCCAGAACCGGGCAGGGCTTTGACCGCCAGGGGAGGGATCAGGTGCACAGGCAGGAGCAGGACATGGACTGGCAGACCAGCTTTCCGGCACTGGCCAGGGAGAACATTCTGGTGACCGGGGGCGGCGGTTTTATCGGCGCGGCCCTGGTGCGGGCCCTGCTGCGGATAGGGGCAAAGGTCACCGTGCTGGGCCGCCATGCCTATCCGGAGCTGGCAGCCCTGGGCGCGAGCTGCCTGCAGGCGGACATTCGGGACGCGGCAGCGCTGCAAAAGGCCGCGGGAGGCGTTGGCTGCGTCTTCCACGTGGCGGCCAGGGCCGGCATCTGGGGACCCAGGGCCGAATACATGGCCATCAACCTGCAGGGCAGCAAGAACGTGCTTGCCGCCTGCCGGCGGGAGGGCGTGCCGGTGCTGGTGCATACCTCGACCCCGTCTGTGGTCTTTGACCGGAAGGACCTTGCCGGAGCGGACGAAGAGCAAGCCTATGCCACCCAGCCGCTCTGCGCCTATGCGGCCAGCAAGATTCCCGCGGAACAGGCGGTACTTGCGGCCAACGGGGCAAGCCTGAAGACTGCGGCCATCCGGCCCCATCTGGTCTGGGGCCCGGGCGACCGCAACCTCATTCCGCGGCTGGCGGCGCGGGCCCGGGCCGGGAAGCTGGCCGTGGTCGGCAGGGGCAGCAATATGGTGGACATCACCTATATCGACAACGCGGTGTACGCGCATCTGCTGGCGGGCCAGAACCTGCTCACCAGCGCCACGGCAGCGGGCCAGGCCTTTTTCATCGGTCAGGAGAAGCCGGTCAATCTGTGGCAGTGGATCAACGCGCTCCTCCTTCGCCTGCGCATACCGCAGGTGACGCGCCGGGTGCCGCTGCCGCTGGCCTACGGCGTGGGCGCTGTGCTGGAGCTGGCGTACACGCTGGCCAAAAGCCCGCAGGAGCCCGGCATGACCCGCTTCCTGGCCCTGCAGTTGGCCAGGTCGCACTGGTTTTCCCACGCCCGGGCCGAGCGTTTGCTGGGCTATCGCCCCCTGGTCGACACCGCCACCGGGGTGGAGCGTCTGCTCGCCTGGATGAGCGGAGAAGGCCTCGTCCCGCCCCGCTGA